A section of the Thunnus albacares chromosome 6, fThuAlb1.1, whole genome shotgun sequence genome encodes:
- the LOC122983457 gene encoding heterogeneous nuclear ribonucleoprotein L-like isoform X1: protein MATAASRYYSEDGRATKRQKTDGMATGYEDPHKTLPSVVVHVRGLVDGVTEADLVEALQEFGAISYVVVMPKKRQALVEYEDMNGSSTAVTYAADNQVYIAGHPAFINYSTSQKISRPGDSDDSRSVNNVLLLTIMNPIYPITTDVLYTICNNCGPVQRIVIFRKNGVQAMVEFDSVQSAQRAKASLNGADIYSGCCTLKIEYAKPTRLNVFKNDQDTWDYTNPNLGGPDGDADGNGSNAEDVNANPNKRQRQPALLGDHPPEYGGGYHGYDESYGSPPYEGRRMGPPMRGRGGRSYGPGYGPPPPPPGEYGAHADSPVVMVYGLDPVKMNADRVFNIFCLYGNVERVKFMKSKPGAAMVEMGDCYAVDRAITHLNNNFLFGQKLNVCVSKQQAIVPGQCYELDDGSSSFKDFHGSRNNRFTSPEQAAKNRIQHPSNVLHFFNAQPDVTPEVFSQICDEIGVKCPVNVKMFTGKSGAAPSDRSASGLLEWESINDAMEALAMMNHYQMKNAAGPYPYTLKLCFSTVQHAN, encoded by the exons ATGGCTACTGCAGCGAGCCGTTACTACAGCGAAGACGGCAGGGCAACGAAAAGACAGAAAACCGACGGAATGGCCACG GGATATGAGGATCCACACAAGACCCTCCCGTCTGTGGTGGTGCATGTCCGGGGTCTGGTGGACGGCGTCACAGAGGCAGACCTGGTGGAGGCCTTGCAAGAATTTGGAGCAatcag CTATGTGGTGGTGATGCCCAAGAAGCGCCAGGCGCTGGTGGAGTACGAAGACATGAACGGATCATCCACAGCCGTAACTTATGCTGCAGACAACCAAGTTTACATCGCCGGCCACCCGGCCTTCATCAACTACTCCACTAGCCAGAAGATCTCCAGGCCAGGAGACTCCGACGACTCGCGAAGTGTTAACAATGTCCTTCTTCTCACAATCATGAATCCAATCTACCCCATCACCACG GATGTTCTCTACACTATCTGCAACAACTGTGGTCCTGTCCAGAGAATCGTCATCTTCAGGAAGAACGGCGTACAGGCGATGGTTGA GTTCGACTCTGTGCAAAGCGCCCAGCGGGCCAAGGCGTCGCTCAACGGAGCAGACATCTACTCCGGCTGCTGCACGCTGAAGATCGAGTATGCCAAG CCCACTCGCCTGAATGTGTTCAAGAACGACCAAGACACCTGGGACTACACAAACCCCAATCTGGGAGGCCCAG ATGGTGATGCAGATGGCAATGGGAGCaatgcag AAGATGTGAATGCCAACCCCAACAAGCGCCAGAGACAGCCCGCTCTGCTGGGCGATCACCCTCCAGAGTACG GAGGTGGTTACCACGGGTACGACGAGAGCTACGGATCCCCGCCCTACGAGGGTCGCCGCATGGGTCCGCCGATGAGAGGGCGCGGAGGAAGGAGCTACGGGCCAGGCTACGgacctcctccccctcctcccggCGAGTACGGCGCCCACGCCGATTCTCCCGTGGTCATGGTGTACGGACTGGACCCCGTCAAGATGAACGCCGATCGCGTCTTCAATATCTTCTGTCTCTACGGCAACGTAGAGCGG GTGAAGTTCATGAAGAGTAAGCCTGGGGCGGCCATGGTGGAAATGGGAGACTGCTACGCCGTAGACCGCGCCATCACTCACCTcaacaacaacttcctgtttggACAGAAACTCAACGTGTG TGTGTCCAAGCAGCAAGCCATCGTACCCGGTCAGTGCTACGAGCTGGACGACGGCTCCAGCAGTTTCAAGGACTTTCACGGCTCCAGGAACAACCGGTTCACCTCACCAGAACAGGCGGCCAAAAACCGCATTCAGCACCCGAGCAACGTGTTGCATTTCTTCAACGCACAGCCAGACGTCACGCCAGAGGTTTTCTCTCAG ATTTGTGATGAGATTGGTGTCAAGTGCCCCGTTAACGTCAAAATGTTCACAGGAAAGA GTGGTGCAGCTCCCAGTGACCGCAGCGCTTCAGGCCTTCTAGAGTGGGAGTCCATCAACGACGCCATGGAGGCTCTGGCCATGATGAACCACTACCAGATGAAGAATGCAG CTGGTCCTTACCCCTACACCCTCAAACTGTGCTTCTCCACCGTTCAGCACGCCAACTGA
- the srsf7a gene encoding serine and arginine rich splicing factor 7a isoform X1, whose protein sequence is MSYYSSSRSSSRATDCKVYVGDLGNGAAKGELERAFSYYGPLRSVWVARNPPGFAFVEFEDPRDAEDAVKGMDGKVLCGSRVRVEMSTGMSRKGRGRPSRRQFDPNDRCYQCGDRGHYAYDCYRFSKRGRRSSRSRSRSRSRSRSRSRGRRYRSRSRSRSHSRSRRRSPSYSRRRSRSGSPARSKSRTPVRSRSRSRSRSGSVPRGRSVSRSRSRSPSANHKRNSVWWELSTALTLQLIPGPGSASWRCVRPAGG, encoded by the exons ATGTCGTACTACTCATCCTCCCGTAGTTCATCTCGGGCCACTGACTGTAAAGTGTACGTGGGTGACCTGGGCAATGGTGCCGCCAAGGGGGAGCTGGAGCGAGCGTTCAGTTACTACGGCCCGCTGAGAAGCGTCTGGGTGGCCAGGAACCCACCCGGTTTTGCCTTTGTGGAGTTTGAAGATCCCAGAGATGCAGAAGATGCTGTGAAAGGAATGGATGGAAA GGTCCTGTGTGGTTCTCGTGTACGTGTGGAGATGTCAACAGGAATGTCCAGGAAGGGCCGCGGGCGCCCCAGCCGACGCCAGTTCGACCCCAATGATCGGTGTTACCAGTGTGGGGACCGGGGCCACTACGCCTACGACTGCTACCGCTTCAGCAAGAGAGGCCGCCGCAGCAGCAG GTCTCGCTCTCGTTCTCGATCTCGCTCGAGGTCCAGATCCCGCGGACGCCGCTACCGCTCTCGCTCCCGCAGCCGTAGCCACAGCAG GAGCCGTCGTCGATCTCCATCCTATTCCAGACGCAGGAGCAG GTCTGGCTCCCCAGCCCGTTCCAAGTCCAGGACTCCTGTGAGAAG tCGTTCTAGATCTCGGTCTCGGTCCGGATCTGTGCCCAGGGGACGCTCTGTCTCCCGATCCCGCTCACGATCTCCGTCAGCCAATCACAAGAGGAACAG cGTGTGGTGGGAGCTGAGCACTGCACTGACACTGCAGCTGATCCCAGGCCCAGGGTCTGCCAGCTGGCGGTGTGTACGTCCTGCGGGAGGGTGA
- the srsf7a gene encoding serine and arginine rich splicing factor 7a isoform X2: MSYYSSSRSSSRATDCKVYVGDLGNGAAKGELERAFSYYGPLRSVWVARNPPGFAFVEFEDPRDAEDAVKGMDGKVLCGSRVRVEMSTGMSRKGRGRPSRRQFDPNDRCYQCGDRGHYAYDCYRFSKRGRRSSRSRSRSRSRSRSRSRGRRYRSRSRSRSHSRSRRRSPSYSRRRSRSGSPARSKSRTPVRSRSRSRSRSGSVPRGRSVSRSRSRSPSANHKRNSRSRSASPNRSPTPADD; encoded by the exons ATGTCGTACTACTCATCCTCCCGTAGTTCATCTCGGGCCACTGACTGTAAAGTGTACGTGGGTGACCTGGGCAATGGTGCCGCCAAGGGGGAGCTGGAGCGAGCGTTCAGTTACTACGGCCCGCTGAGAAGCGTCTGGGTGGCCAGGAACCCACCCGGTTTTGCCTTTGTGGAGTTTGAAGATCCCAGAGATGCAGAAGATGCTGTGAAAGGAATGGATGGAAA GGTCCTGTGTGGTTCTCGTGTACGTGTGGAGATGTCAACAGGAATGTCCAGGAAGGGCCGCGGGCGCCCCAGCCGACGCCAGTTCGACCCCAATGATCGGTGTTACCAGTGTGGGGACCGGGGCCACTACGCCTACGACTGCTACCGCTTCAGCAAGAGAGGCCGCCGCAGCAGCAG GTCTCGCTCTCGTTCTCGATCTCGCTCGAGGTCCAGATCCCGCGGACGCCGCTACCGCTCTCGCTCCCGCAGCCGTAGCCACAGCAG GAGCCGTCGTCGATCTCCATCCTATTCCAGACGCAGGAGCAG GTCTGGCTCCCCAGCCCGTTCCAAGTCCAGGACTCCTGTGAGAAG tCGTTCTAGATCTCGGTCTCGGTCCGGATCTGTGCCCAGGGGACGCTCTGTCTCCCGATCCCGCTCACGATCTCCGTCAGCCAATCACAAGAGGAACAG tcGTTCCCGTTCAGCAAGTCCAAACCGAAGCCCTACGCCAGCAGACGACTGA
- the LOC122983457 gene encoding heterogeneous nuclear ribonucleoprotein L-like isoform X2 — protein sequence MATAASRYYSEDGRATKRQKTDGMATGYEDPHKTLPSVVVHVRGLVDGVTEADLVEALQEFGAISYVVVMPKKRQALVEYEDMNGSSTAVTYAADNQVYIAGHPAFINYSTSQKISRPGDSDDSRSVNNVLLLTIMNPIYPITTDVLYTICNNCGPVQRIVIFRKNGVQAMVEFDSVQSAQRAKASLNGADIYSGCCTLKIEYAKPTRLNVFKNDQDTWDYTNPNLGGPDGDADGNGSNADVNANPNKRQRQPALLGDHPPEYGGGYHGYDESYGSPPYEGRRMGPPMRGRGGRSYGPGYGPPPPPPGEYGAHADSPVVMVYGLDPVKMNADRVFNIFCLYGNVERVKFMKSKPGAAMVEMGDCYAVDRAITHLNNNFLFGQKLNVCVSKQQAIVPGQCYELDDGSSSFKDFHGSRNNRFTSPEQAAKNRIQHPSNVLHFFNAQPDVTPEVFSQICDEIGVKCPVNVKMFTGKSGAAPSDRSASGLLEWESINDAMEALAMMNHYQMKNAAGPYPYTLKLCFSTVQHAN from the exons ATGGCTACTGCAGCGAGCCGTTACTACAGCGAAGACGGCAGGGCAACGAAAAGACAGAAAACCGACGGAATGGCCACG GGATATGAGGATCCACACAAGACCCTCCCGTCTGTGGTGGTGCATGTCCGGGGTCTGGTGGACGGCGTCACAGAGGCAGACCTGGTGGAGGCCTTGCAAGAATTTGGAGCAatcag CTATGTGGTGGTGATGCCCAAGAAGCGCCAGGCGCTGGTGGAGTACGAAGACATGAACGGATCATCCACAGCCGTAACTTATGCTGCAGACAACCAAGTTTACATCGCCGGCCACCCGGCCTTCATCAACTACTCCACTAGCCAGAAGATCTCCAGGCCAGGAGACTCCGACGACTCGCGAAGTGTTAACAATGTCCTTCTTCTCACAATCATGAATCCAATCTACCCCATCACCACG GATGTTCTCTACACTATCTGCAACAACTGTGGTCCTGTCCAGAGAATCGTCATCTTCAGGAAGAACGGCGTACAGGCGATGGTTGA GTTCGACTCTGTGCAAAGCGCCCAGCGGGCCAAGGCGTCGCTCAACGGAGCAGACATCTACTCCGGCTGCTGCACGCTGAAGATCGAGTATGCCAAG CCCACTCGCCTGAATGTGTTCAAGAACGACCAAGACACCTGGGACTACACAAACCCCAATCTGGGAGGCCCAG ATGGTGATGCAGATGGCAATGGGAGCaatgcag ATGTGAATGCCAACCCCAACAAGCGCCAGAGACAGCCCGCTCTGCTGGGCGATCACCCTCCAGAGTACG GAGGTGGTTACCACGGGTACGACGAGAGCTACGGATCCCCGCCCTACGAGGGTCGCCGCATGGGTCCGCCGATGAGAGGGCGCGGAGGAAGGAGCTACGGGCCAGGCTACGgacctcctccccctcctcccggCGAGTACGGCGCCCACGCCGATTCTCCCGTGGTCATGGTGTACGGACTGGACCCCGTCAAGATGAACGCCGATCGCGTCTTCAATATCTTCTGTCTCTACGGCAACGTAGAGCGG GTGAAGTTCATGAAGAGTAAGCCTGGGGCGGCCATGGTGGAAATGGGAGACTGCTACGCCGTAGACCGCGCCATCACTCACCTcaacaacaacttcctgtttggACAGAAACTCAACGTGTG TGTGTCCAAGCAGCAAGCCATCGTACCCGGTCAGTGCTACGAGCTGGACGACGGCTCCAGCAGTTTCAAGGACTTTCACGGCTCCAGGAACAACCGGTTCACCTCACCAGAACAGGCGGCCAAAAACCGCATTCAGCACCCGAGCAACGTGTTGCATTTCTTCAACGCACAGCCAGACGTCACGCCAGAGGTTTTCTCTCAG ATTTGTGATGAGATTGGTGTCAAGTGCCCCGTTAACGTCAAAATGTTCACAGGAAAGA GTGGTGCAGCTCCCAGTGACCGCAGCGCTTCAGGCCTTCTAGAGTGGGAGTCCATCAACGACGCCATGGAGGCTCTGGCCATGATGAACCACTACCAGATGAAGAATGCAG CTGGTCCTTACCCCTACACCCTCAAACTGTGCTTCTCCACCGTTCAGCACGCCAACTGA
- the LOC122983457 gene encoding heterogeneous nuclear ribonucleoprotein L-like isoform X3, with the protein MATAASRYYSEDGRATKRQKTDGMATGYEDPHKTLPSVVVHVRGLVDGVTEADLVEALQEFGAISYVVVMPKKRQALVEYEDMNGSSTAVTYAADNQVYIAGHPAFINYSTSQKISRPGDSDDSRSVNNVLLLTIMNPIYPITTDVLYTICNNCGPVQRIVIFRKNGVQAMVEFDSVQSAQRAKASLNGADIYSGCCTLKIEYAKPTRLNVFKNDQDTWDYTNPNLGGPEDVNANPNKRQRQPALLGDHPPEYGGGYHGYDESYGSPPYEGRRMGPPMRGRGGRSYGPGYGPPPPPPGEYGAHADSPVVMVYGLDPVKMNADRVFNIFCLYGNVERVKFMKSKPGAAMVEMGDCYAVDRAITHLNNNFLFGQKLNVCVSKQQAIVPGQCYELDDGSSSFKDFHGSRNNRFTSPEQAAKNRIQHPSNVLHFFNAQPDVTPEVFSQICDEIGVKCPVNVKMFTGKSGAAPSDRSASGLLEWESINDAMEALAMMNHYQMKNAAGPYPYTLKLCFSTVQHAN; encoded by the exons ATGGCTACTGCAGCGAGCCGTTACTACAGCGAAGACGGCAGGGCAACGAAAAGACAGAAAACCGACGGAATGGCCACG GGATATGAGGATCCACACAAGACCCTCCCGTCTGTGGTGGTGCATGTCCGGGGTCTGGTGGACGGCGTCACAGAGGCAGACCTGGTGGAGGCCTTGCAAGAATTTGGAGCAatcag CTATGTGGTGGTGATGCCCAAGAAGCGCCAGGCGCTGGTGGAGTACGAAGACATGAACGGATCATCCACAGCCGTAACTTATGCTGCAGACAACCAAGTTTACATCGCCGGCCACCCGGCCTTCATCAACTACTCCACTAGCCAGAAGATCTCCAGGCCAGGAGACTCCGACGACTCGCGAAGTGTTAACAATGTCCTTCTTCTCACAATCATGAATCCAATCTACCCCATCACCACG GATGTTCTCTACACTATCTGCAACAACTGTGGTCCTGTCCAGAGAATCGTCATCTTCAGGAAGAACGGCGTACAGGCGATGGTTGA GTTCGACTCTGTGCAAAGCGCCCAGCGGGCCAAGGCGTCGCTCAACGGAGCAGACATCTACTCCGGCTGCTGCACGCTGAAGATCGAGTATGCCAAG CCCACTCGCCTGAATGTGTTCAAGAACGACCAAGACACCTGGGACTACACAAACCCCAATCTGGGAGGCCCAG AAGATGTGAATGCCAACCCCAACAAGCGCCAGAGACAGCCCGCTCTGCTGGGCGATCACCCTCCAGAGTACG GAGGTGGTTACCACGGGTACGACGAGAGCTACGGATCCCCGCCCTACGAGGGTCGCCGCATGGGTCCGCCGATGAGAGGGCGCGGAGGAAGGAGCTACGGGCCAGGCTACGgacctcctccccctcctcccggCGAGTACGGCGCCCACGCCGATTCTCCCGTGGTCATGGTGTACGGACTGGACCCCGTCAAGATGAACGCCGATCGCGTCTTCAATATCTTCTGTCTCTACGGCAACGTAGAGCGG GTGAAGTTCATGAAGAGTAAGCCTGGGGCGGCCATGGTGGAAATGGGAGACTGCTACGCCGTAGACCGCGCCATCACTCACCTcaacaacaacttcctgtttggACAGAAACTCAACGTGTG TGTGTCCAAGCAGCAAGCCATCGTACCCGGTCAGTGCTACGAGCTGGACGACGGCTCCAGCAGTTTCAAGGACTTTCACGGCTCCAGGAACAACCGGTTCACCTCACCAGAACAGGCGGCCAAAAACCGCATTCAGCACCCGAGCAACGTGTTGCATTTCTTCAACGCACAGCCAGACGTCACGCCAGAGGTTTTCTCTCAG ATTTGTGATGAGATTGGTGTCAAGTGCCCCGTTAACGTCAAAATGTTCACAGGAAAGA GTGGTGCAGCTCCCAGTGACCGCAGCGCTTCAGGCCTTCTAGAGTGGGAGTCCATCAACGACGCCATGGAGGCTCTGGCCATGATGAACCACTACCAGATGAAGAATGCAG CTGGTCCTTACCCCTACACCCTCAAACTGTGCTTCTCCACCGTTCAGCACGCCAACTGA